AGTAATCGATCCTTAACGAGTTTCTTCTATATAAAATGACAAATTCCAATATCCTAACATTCAAGGTAATCAATTATTTACTAATTCCATTTATGGACGCCAGATATATCCTTTCCATTAAGGTTTCCAATTCCACGAAGCTTTTCAGCCATTAATATTTGTAGCCCTTCAACTGTTTAATTTGATAAAACGCTCCCTTTAACTAAACTGCGACTGATGGATTTTTTTCAGAATTGAATAATGGGCATTTTCATTCAAACAAAATTGAAACGCCTAAAGTGAATACTTCGTAAGCAGCAGTTAGCGGCTATTTTTTCTTGAGAACGAATCGCGGACTGTAAAAGTTGGAAAAAGTATATTGACAATGATAATCATTATCATATAAAATGATAAATGAAATTGATAATCATTTTCAATTGTGTTTCTTGCCGAAAAAGAAATTTGAAATCAAAGGGAAGACAATATGGTTGGTTGAACAGTAATGGATCAGGAAGAAAAATTTTAAAAATAAAACAAAGAAAAATATCTAAAAAATGAATGTGAGTGGGGGAGTCATACCAATGGATAAAAATCATGTAATTTTAGAGCTATTCCAACATCAAGTAACCTGTTGCTGCCCGGGAGAAAAGCATCAGCATATGATAGAGTTCTTTCCAGGTGATGTATGGACAATTACGGATGAGCGGAAATATGTGGATTGCCTGGGATGGCACTTTTTAATTGTGGTGAACGAAGAGTATCAGTTTTTTATGCAAGTGGGGGAAATCGAGGAACTTTATTCCGAGGGCACTATTTGCTCCATCTTGGATTTGGATCTGAGAATTAACCATTTGGGCTATAAAATAAATGAAGCGCTTGATGCACATGATAGGGAGTCATTTCTTTCGTTTGCTGATGAATTGAGCAACATACAGGAAATAAAGAATAAAATGAACACGGAAGATGTGCATGCTTTTTAGATAGTTTACTACTTTTTGATAATAGCGTCGTTGGAAGGGGATCATAACATGTCTAAAATCATTATGATTTTTGCAAGTATGAGTGGAAATACAGAAGAAATGGCGGACTCCATTGCAGCAGGAATTAAGGAAAGCGGTGTGGACGTTGAAATGATAGATATAATGGATAGTCCTGAAGCTTCCATACTTGGAGAGTACGATGGAATCTTATTAGGTGCATATACGTGGGGAGATGGCGATTTACCGGATGATTTTTTAGACTTTTATGATGAAATGGAAGATGTAGATCTAACCGGAAAGAAAGCTGCAGTGTTTGGTTCTGGTGATACTTACTATACACATTATTGTGCAGCTGTAGATATTCTGGACGAAAAATTGCGGGAACGGGGTGCTGATATCGTCCTCGAGGGGTTAAAAGTGGAATTAACCCCAGAAGATGATGATATCAAAAAGTGCCAAGACTTCGGGAGGGAGTTCATTAAGAAAAGCTTCGTTTCTTCCCTATAGTATTAGACATCATATGAATAGAGGAGTGAAGGGGATTGATGGGGAAGGAATATCAGGTTTCGATTGCCACTTTGACGGATTACCATTTACAAGATTTTATAAGATGCCCTTATCAATTTTACTTTCATCATATAGAAGGAAAAAACACCACTCAACAAAATTGGAGAAAGATGGTTCAATTAGTGATTAATCAGGTTGTAAGTCGATATTATAAACTTCCCCCTGCAAACCAGACGGCCAAGAAGGTTATGGAGTTAATAGATGAGCATTCGAGAGTCATGGATGTACGTCAGTTTGATTCGAAAATTCATTATTATAGGGCTCTTGCCAAAATAACTGATTACTTAATCAAATTTTTAACATCTGGGAAAAACGAATATCCTCCTTTATTTTTATATGAAAAATTCAACATGGTTATTAGTGAGCTAGGAACCGACCTTTCCTTGATTCTTGACGTGGCAGAATGGTCAAGCAACTCATTCATCATCAAGAAATTTTTAGTCGATACTAATGAAGAAATGACCGTTTTGTTCATTCATATGATTTCGGTATTTTGTCAGAAGGCATTTGGTCGACTACCGGAAAGAATGGAGATAATCTCGCTTATGGACGGTAAAATGAAAACGTATATTCCAACCATGAATGATGTTTCTGACGGATTGGAGTACCTCAACATAATCAAGAGTCTTTTACAAAATCCCAAAGAATATTCGAAAACAGATTGCTTAACGGTTTGTAACAGCTGTTCTTATCGAGAAAGATGTAATGAAGGTATTCATATTAATCTTGAAAGTATTACTATTCAGTAATGGTTTTCAAGGTTGCGGCAAAGTTGTATCTTCCTTCTCATATCCGATATAAGCATGTAAGTTGAGTTTTTTTAAGCCCCAGTGATGAAAGGGGAGATAACTGACTTGAAACTAGGAAATTACATAATTTAGTAATGCGGATTATACCATTCAGGGATAATCCGCATTTTACGTTAAATAACGTAAAATATGACCGGAGCAATGAATATGGAAAAGGCTCTTTGCTGTATTTTTCATGGGTCATTCATATCCGGTTACAATTACTCCATCTATATTGTTGCCCGAGATATCATAATTGTTATTCTTTGGAACCTTAATAGTCATGTTTTCAGAAACGAAATAATAAGAAATCGTATATTTTATCCCATTAACAATTGCAGATGCCATCTTTTCTTTTTTTAGGTACTTTAAATATTCTTCCAACGCGAAATTTTTCTTATGCATTATCGCGCTGTGTGGTAAACCTACATAGCGAATATGCCATGGTTCATATTGAATTCCAGTAATATCGATCTTGTCTCTAGGATAGCGTAGAATAAAGCCATATTTCCAAGCATTTTTTTCTATCCATTTTCCTTCAGGTGCTTCACTCATCTTCATTTGGGAAGAGCCTACATCAAGTGATAAACCCAGATTGTGTTCACTATAGCCTGCTGGCAAGGCATAGTCAGGTCCCGCTTTCTGGTAGATTTCTCGTTGTTCATTAAGGTCCCGGTATCCACTATTAATCAAGAAATGGTGAACCCCGTCTTTTTCAGCAGCAGAAATCATCTTCAAAAATTCTTGGGCTACATTCTCTGATAACTTCATTTCGCTATCAAGGATTCCGTATCCCTTCGTTAATTCCTTGTGTCCAAATAAATCCAAGATATCGGACTTTACACTCTTTTGGTGAACGGGATATTCACTGTTGACCAAGAGTAGATTTCCCTGATAAATCTGTTCTTTGGAAATCTTTTTCTGTTGAGTGTTTTTAGGTATCCCTATATCAGCCAATTTGATTTTTTCATATTGATTATATTCTTGAATCTCAACTTTCCCTTGAAAAGTCGGTGCTATATAAGCTACCGCCAAACCTATACACAATGCAAAAAATAATAAAAACCCCATCTTCTTCAATTTAAGTTTCCTCCTTGATCTTACCTTCTTATAAGATAGGACAAACTTTTTAAAGAAAGAATGGGGTAATTCTTAAATTTTTCTTAAATTGTTTTTTTGTTTAGATCATTCAATACCATTTTTTGAGGCAAACGAACTTCGAATACTGTACGCTTAAAACTGCTTTCGGCAGTAATTGTCCCATCATGCTGCTCCACGATATTTTTGGCAATGAATAAGCCTAGACCAGTGCTATCCCCATGATGAGTTCGAGCTTTGTCACCTGTATAAAACATATCAAAGAGATGTGGCAGCTCATTTTGGGGGATGAGATCACCGTAATTCACAACTTGAACAACTAAATTCCCTGAATGTATGAAGCCATTAATATCCACAAACTGACCATCGCTTCCATAACGATTCGCATTGGTTAGAAGATTTTCAAACAAACGAGCTAAAAGCTCACCGTCGGCCACAATAAATAATTGATCGGGAATATTCATACGTGCAGTCAAATGATTTTTCTCAAAAACGGGAAATAATTCTTCCGTTAATTGATTGAGCAAATCAGTTAAATTAATTTGCTTCTTATTAACAGGAAGCATACCATAGTTCATTCTCGTTATTTCGAATAATTCATCTATAAGCCGTTCTAAACGCTGTGATTTGGTAAAGGCAATCGTTAAAAAATGTCTGATCTGCTCTTTAGTCAAGTTTTCATCTTTAAGCATTAAATCAATATAACCCAAAATAGATGTAAGTGGTGTACGCAGATCGTGTGCTAAATTTACGACCAGCTGATCCTTGCTGCTTTCAGAAAAATCTCCTCTTTCTATTGCTTCTTTCAACGTTTCACTTGCCAAGTTGATATCTTGGGCAATATCTTTGAATTCGTCATTTGATTTAATTTGAACTGTGTATGAGAAGTCTCCCCGAGCGAGAAAATGTATTCCGGTTGAAATTTCGTTGAAATAGGTCGAATAGCGCCGAGTAAGTAAATAAAAAAACAAAATCGATAGCGGGAGGAATAGTAGTAAAAAGAAGTTAATGTCGCCCATTCCATTCATCATTTGACGATAATAAGTCAGTCTGTCCCCAAACTGGACATAGGTATGATAATAAATTTGAAGTCCTTTAAAAATTAAATAGGTGATGATACCAGACAGAAGCATACTTAAACCAAATAACAACACCATCTTTGAACGAAAGCTGCGTACTACTTTAGCCATTGAATGCATATCCAACACCCCATACAGTTTTAATCCACTTATTCTGTTGTTTATTTTCTTCAAGTTTTTTTCGTAACGTACGGATATGGACCATAACGGTATTTCCACTTTCAAAATAAGCTTCGCCCCACACATTCTGGAAGATATTTTCCACGCTATACACCTTCTTCGGATGACTGGCTAATAAATATAAAATATCGAACTCTTTAGGGGTAAGTTCAATATTTTCACCATATAAATGAACTGTGCGCTGATCAGCAGAAATAATGAGACCACCAAATTCCAAGGTCTTTTTATGATTGGTTATAGGCTGATTTAACTTCGTGAAACGCCTCAACTGAGCATTTACACGAGCAACCAATTCCATGGGGATGAATGGTTTGGTCATATAATCATCTGCTCCAATAACAAGTCCGTGTACCTTATCGAAATCAGAGGTTTTAGCGCTCAAAAATATGATAGGCATATTATGCCCCTCGCGGATGTGACGGATTACTTCATATCCATCCATTTTCGGCATCATGATATCCAGTATCAGCAAATCAATCGTTTTTGTCTCGGTAACATGAAGGGCTTCTTGTCCATCAGACACTTTAATTACATGGTACCCCTCTTTTTCTAAAAGGATGGCAATTAAATCTGCAATTTCCTTCTCATCATCAGCCACTAAAATTGATATTCGTTTCATCCATTCCCACTCCTATAAAAAATTACAAACTAATTGATTCTTGTCATACGAAACGCTATAGCTCTGGGCCTCATTATGACTGATAATTTATGTAGGCTATATTATTATTATTTTCCATTATAGCTCCACCTACTTCAAGAACCTGGCCATTTTTCTCAACTGTTTCTAATACTATTGCTATCCAGCCGTTTAAGCAACCTTCAATTGCTCTCATTATTTCTCGCTTAACTGGTTATGGTGATTCTCGTTTTAGCAACGGAAGCTAGTTAAAAAGAAAAAAAGTACGCCGGTATGATTATATGAGCGTATAGGGAAAGAGTGGAAGGGGATTACGGAATGTGCGACTAAACGGAACATGTC
This genomic stretch from Peribacillus muralis harbors:
- a CDS encoding flavodoxin; amino-acid sequence: MSKIIMIFASMSGNTEEMADSIAAGIKESGVDVEMIDIMDSPEASILGEYDGILLGAYTWGDGDLPDDFLDFYDEMEDVDLTGKKAAVFGSGDTYYTHYCAAVDILDEKLRERGADIVLEGLKVELTPEDDDIKKCQDFGREFIKKSFVSSL
- the vanY gene encoding VanY-A/VanY-F/VanY-M family D-Ala-D-Ala carboxypeptidase; its protein translation is MKKMGFLLFFALCIGLAVAYIAPTFQGKVEIQEYNQYEKIKLADIGIPKNTQQKKISKEQIYQGNLLLVNSEYPVHQKSVKSDILDLFGHKELTKGYGILDSEMKLSENVAQEFLKMISAAEKDGVHHFLINSGYRDLNEQREIYQKAGPDYALPAGYSEHNLGLSLDVGSSQMKMSEAPEGKWIEKNAWKYGFILRYPRDKIDITGIQYEPWHIRYVGLPHSAIMHKKNFALEEYLKYLKKEKMASAIVNGIKYTISYYFVSENMTIKVPKNNNYDISGNNIDGVIVTGYE
- a CDS encoding sensor histidine kinase, which produces MAKVVRSFRSKMVLLFGLSMLLSGIITYLIFKGLQIYYHTYVQFGDRLTYYRQMMNGMGDINFFLLLFLPLSILFFYLLTRRYSTYFNEISTGIHFLARGDFSYTVQIKSNDEFKDIAQDINLASETLKEAIERGDFSESSKDQLVVNLAHDLRTPLTSILGYIDLMLKDENLTKEQIRHFLTIAFTKSQRLERLIDELFEITRMNYGMLPVNKKQINLTDLLNQLTEELFPVFEKNHLTARMNIPDQLFIVADGELLARLFENLLTNANRYGSDGQFVDINGFIHSGNLVVQVVNYGDLIPQNELPHLFDMFYTGDKARTHHGDSTGLGLFIAKNIVEQHDGTITAESSFKRTVFEVRLPQKMVLNDLNKKTI
- the vanR gene encoding vancomycin resistance response regulator transcription factor, VanR-F/VanR-M family, which produces MKRISILVADDEKEIADLIAILLEKEGYHVIKVSDGQEALHVTETKTIDLLILDIMMPKMDGYEVIRHIREGHNMPIIFLSAKTSDFDKVHGLVIGADDYMTKPFIPMELVARVNAQLRRFTKLNQPITNHKKTLEFGGLIISADQRTVHLYGENIELTPKEFDILYLLASHPKKVYSVENIFQNVWGEAYFESGNTVMVHIRTLRKKLEENKQQNKWIKTVWGVGYAFNG